From Amycolatopsis sp. YIM 10, the proteins below share one genomic window:
- a CDS encoding RHS repeat-associated core domain-containing protein — protein MPEGNPLVAQAQSQTTGVTGIGIAESAVDLANGVSDGSWVEAGLGAVGVGLEVLSMVVDPIGTLASYGVSWLIEHVQPLKEALDWLAGDPPVIQSFSETWANVAAEVNAIAGDLGNEVTNGTAGWQGEGAEAYRGAAAEQADALAGAASLADGISAGVMIMGTVVAAVRELVRDLVAELVGKLITWALEAAATLGFATPAIAVQATTAITKTISKISDFIRKLVKTIGNVSPKIRKIIDKLGEIIEKLSKMLRKGGKPGSGTTPSGAKPSTTKTPDTKPNSPDSPDTTPSSTDTTPGGTDTPSSKPSDGTTPSSTKPDSSSRPDDPVKAGRDEGCKPGSGDPVDPATGDMFLSHTDVHISAPLALVLRRSHVSSYRAGRSFGPTWASTVDQRLEFDEQGVVFAAPDGMLLVYPHPPADGAEVLPVAGPRWPLARTETGYLIRQPQARQTLHFGPGQGAGSPIAAVVDENGTRIDFEYDSTGAPLAVKHSGGHRIDVVSDDGLVREYRLADQDGSSIELVRFGYDESRRLVEVVNSSQQPMRFGYDLAGRITRWEDRNGQWYSYDYDGAGRVVATQGSGGALTGTWTYHDDGRTTDYTDGGGHTTRFEFNEARQLVRETDPLGAVTTSEWDPFNRLLSRTDPLGRTYRYTYGETGELATITRPDGSRELSEFDAHGRRTTVVDADGAVWHYSYDERGNRTEVLDPSGARTSYHYDERGHLHRVVDPLGGVVTVETDAAGRPVAVTDRQGGTTRYQRDQFGRVTTITDPLGARTELRWTVEGRLASRTTPDGATEQWSYDAEGNQVAHTDPLGAVTVVETTHFDLPAAETGPDGTRLEFSYDTELRLTGVRNAQGLHWQYTYDPAGNLVAETDFDGREIRYAYDAAGQLVERTNGLGQTTRFVRDALGNVLERHTEGQVARFAYDPAERLIRAVNDDADVIFERDALGRVLRETVNGRTLESAYDAAGRRTYRRTPSGAESHWSFDADHQATGLRTAGRTLSFGLDPAGREIERLLDTGTVLAQRFDGADRLIEQTVSAVDPATRTTSMLQQRRYHYRADGYVDAIEDHLTGVRQFDLDHAGRVTAVRGAGWAERYAYDAAGNITQAATSDPADTAQGTREYSGTRLSHADGVHYTYDAQGRVIRRQRKRLSRKPDNWHFDWTAEDRLAGVVTPDGTRWRYRYDALGRRIAKQRLAPDGQSVAEQLDFVWDDGVLAEQVHNGVHATTWNYQQATITPITQAERVRTADQDWVDAQFYSIVTDLIGTPTELVDAHGRLVWQARRTLWGAPRDSEPAGVVMPLRFPGQYHDAETGLHYNFFRFYDPDTARYTSADPLGLAPAPNPATYVHNPIGWMDPLGLTATPGGCGTGSRNVVYRNLRPDEDHTKGLVAKNPDATYKPGGHITSGSRPNFRSQYISTTTDIEVAKKWNNGRLVEIDLDKFDGTVIDASTQAARDAAGIRGATANRLAESSKEVLLVGHVPPEAIRWIGTPP, from the coding sequence ATGCCTGAGGGGAATCCGCTGGTCGCGCAGGCGCAGTCGCAGACCACCGGGGTGACCGGGATCGGGATCGCCGAGTCCGCGGTCGACCTGGCCAACGGCGTGTCCGACGGCTCCTGGGTCGAAGCCGGACTCGGCGCGGTCGGCGTCGGACTCGAAGTCCTCTCAATGGTCGTCGACCCCATCGGCACACTCGCTTCCTACGGTGTCTCGTGGCTGATCGAGCACGTGCAGCCGCTCAAGGAGGCACTCGACTGGCTGGCCGGGGACCCGCCGGTGATCCAGTCGTTCTCCGAGACCTGGGCCAACGTCGCCGCCGAGGTCAACGCCATCGCCGGCGACCTGGGCAATGAGGTCACCAACGGCACCGCCGGCTGGCAGGGCGAGGGTGCCGAGGCGTATCGGGGCGCGGCGGCTGAGCAGGCGGATGCACTGGCGGGTGCGGCGTCGCTGGCCGACGGCATCTCCGCCGGCGTGATGATCATGGGCACCGTCGTCGCCGCGGTACGCGAACTGGTCCGCGACCTGGTCGCCGAACTGGTCGGCAAGCTCATCACCTGGGCGCTGGAAGCCGCCGCCACCCTCGGCTTCGCCACCCCCGCGATCGCCGTACAGGCCACCACCGCCATCACCAAAACCATCAGCAAGATCAGCGACTTCATCCGCAAACTGGTCAAGACCATCGGCAACGTCTCCCCGAAGATCCGCAAGATCATCGACAAACTCGGCGAGATCATCGAAAAGCTGTCCAAAATGCTCCGCAAAGGCGGCAAACCCGGCAGCGGCACCACCCCCTCCGGCGCCAAGCCCAGCACCACCAAAACCCCGGACACCAAGCCGAATTCGCCGGACAGCCCGGACACCACACCGTCGAGCACCGACACCACACCGGGTGGCACGGACACGCCCAGCTCGAAGCCTTCGGACGGCACGACGCCCAGTTCGACCAAGCCCGACAGCTCCAGCCGTCCTGATGATCCGGTCAAAGCGGGCCGGGACGAGGGGTGCAAGCCCGGCTCCGGCGACCCGGTCGACCCGGCCACCGGGGACATGTTCCTGTCCCACACCGACGTGCACATCAGCGCGCCGCTGGCCCTGGTGCTGCGGCGAAGCCACGTCTCCTCCTACCGCGCCGGCCGCTCGTTCGGCCCGACCTGGGCGTCCACTGTGGACCAGCGGCTGGAGTTCGACGAACAGGGCGTGGTGTTCGCCGCGCCCGACGGCATGCTGCTGGTCTACCCGCACCCGCCCGCCGATGGCGCTGAGGTGCTGCCGGTCGCCGGGCCGCGGTGGCCGCTGGCGCGCACCGAGACGGGCTACCTGATCCGGCAGCCGCAAGCGCGCCAAACCCTGCACTTCGGACCCGGGCAGGGTGCCGGATCCCCGATCGCGGCGGTGGTCGACGAGAACGGCACCCGGATCGACTTCGAGTACGACAGCACCGGTGCACCACTGGCCGTGAAGCACTCGGGCGGACACCGGATCGACGTGGTCAGCGACGACGGCCTGGTGCGCGAGTACCGGCTGGCCGACCAGGACGGGTCCTCGATCGAACTGGTCCGATTCGGCTACGACGAGTCCCGGCGCCTGGTCGAGGTGGTCAACTCCTCACAGCAGCCGATGCGGTTCGGCTACGACCTCGCCGGGCGCATCACGCGCTGGGAGGACCGCAACGGCCAGTGGTACAGCTACGACTACGACGGCGCCGGACGAGTCGTCGCCACCCAGGGCTCCGGCGGCGCCCTGACCGGCACCTGGACCTACCACGACGACGGCCGGACCACCGACTACACCGACGGCGGCGGGCACACCACCCGGTTCGAGTTCAACGAGGCCCGCCAGCTGGTGCGGGAAACCGATCCGCTCGGCGCGGTCACCACCTCGGAGTGGGACCCGTTCAACCGGCTGCTCTCCCGCACCGACCCGCTCGGCCGGACCTACCGCTACACCTACGGCGAGACCGGCGAGCTGGCCACCATCACCCGCCCCGACGGCTCCCGGGAACTGTCCGAGTTCGACGCGCACGGCCGCCGCACCACCGTGGTCGACGCCGACGGCGCGGTGTGGCACTACAGCTACGACGAACGCGGCAACCGCACCGAAGTGCTGGACCCGTCCGGTGCCCGGACCAGCTACCACTACGACGAGCGCGGCCACCTGCACCGGGTCGTCGATCCGCTCGGCGGAGTGGTCACGGTGGAGACCGACGCCGCGGGCCGTCCGGTGGCCGTCACCGACCGCCAGGGCGGCACGACCCGCTACCAGCGCGACCAGTTCGGCCGGGTCACCACGATCACCGATCCGCTCGGTGCGCGGACCGAGCTGCGCTGGACCGTCGAAGGCAGGCTCGCCTCCCGCACCACGCCCGACGGCGCCACCGAGCAGTGGAGCTACGACGCCGAGGGCAACCAGGTCGCCCACACCGACCCGCTCGGCGCGGTCACCGTGGTCGAGACCACCCACTTCGACCTGCCCGCCGCGGAGACCGGGCCGGACGGGACGCGGCTGGAGTTCAGCTACGACACCGAGCTGCGGCTGACCGGCGTCCGCAACGCCCAGGGCCTGCACTGGCAGTACACCTACGACCCCGCCGGGAACCTGGTCGCCGAGACCGACTTCGACGGCCGCGAGATCCGCTACGCCTACGACGCGGCCGGGCAGCTGGTCGAGCGCACCAACGGACTCGGCCAGACCACCCGGTTCGTCCGCGACGCGCTGGGCAACGTGCTCGAACGCCACACCGAGGGCCAGGTCGCCCGGTTCGCCTACGACCCGGCCGAACGGCTGATCCGCGCGGTCAACGACGACGCCGACGTGATCTTCGAGCGCGACGCGCTGGGCCGGGTGCTACGCGAGACCGTCAACGGCCGCACCCTGGAATCCGCCTACGACGCGGCCGGGCGCCGCACCTACCGGCGCACCCCGTCCGGCGCGGAGAGCCACTGGTCCTTCGACGCCGACCACCAGGCCACCGGGCTGCGCACCGCCGGGCGCACGCTCAGCTTCGGGCTCGACCCCGCCGGCCGGGAGATCGAGCGGTTGCTCGACACCGGAACCGTGCTGGCACAGCGCTTCGACGGCGCCGACCGCCTCATCGAGCAGACCGTGTCCGCGGTCGACCCGGCCACCCGCACCACTTCGATGCTGCAGCAGCGGCGCTACCACTACCGCGCCGACGGCTACGTCGACGCCATCGAGGACCACCTGACCGGCGTGCGGCAGTTCGACCTCGACCACGCCGGGCGGGTCACCGCGGTGCGCGGCGCGGGCTGGGCCGAGCGCTACGCCTACGACGCCGCGGGCAACATCACCCAGGCCGCCACCTCCGACCCCGCCGACACCGCGCAGGGCACGCGTGAATACTCCGGGACCAGGCTCAGCCACGCCGACGGCGTGCACTACACCTACGACGCACAGGGCCGGGTCATCCGGCGCCAGCGCAAGCGCCTGTCCCGCAAACCGGACAACTGGCACTTCGACTGGACCGCCGAAGACCGCCTCGCCGGCGTCGTCACCCCCGACGGCACCCGGTGGCGCTACCGCTACGACGCGCTCGGGCGCCGCATCGCCAAGCAGCGCCTGGCCCCGGACGGGCAGTCCGTGGCCGAGCAGCTCGACTTCGTCTGGGACGACGGAGTGCTCGCCGAGCAGGTCCACAACGGCGTGCACGCCACCACCTGGAACTACCAGCAGGCCACGATCACCCCGATCACCCAGGCCGAACGCGTGCGCACCGCCGACCAGGACTGGGTCGACGCCCAGTTCTACTCCATCGTCACCGACCTGATCGGCACCCCGACCGAACTCGTCGACGCCCACGGCCGCCTCGTCTGGCAGGCCCGCCGAACTTTGTGGGGCGCACCGCGCGACAGCGAACCCGCCGGGGTGGTCATGCCGCTCCGCTTCCCCGGCCAGTACCACGACGCCGAAACCGGCCTGCACTACAACTTCTTCCGGTTCTACGACCCCGACACCGCCCGCTACACCAGCGCCGACCCCCTCGGCCTCGCACCCGCGCCGAACCCGGCGACCTACGTGCACAACCCGATCGGCTGGATGGACCCGCTCGGGCTGACCGCCACCCCCGGCGGCTGCGGCACGGGTTCACGCAACGTGGTCTACCGCAACCTGCGCCCCGACGAGGACCACACCAAGGGCCTGGTGGCCAAGAACCCCGACGCGACCTACAAGCCCGGCGGGCACATCACCAGCGGCAGCCGCCCGAACTTCCGTTCCCAGTACATCTCCACCACCACCGACATCGAGGTGGCCAAGAAGTGGAACAACGGGCGGCTGGTCGAAATCGACCTGGACAAGTTCGACGGTACGGTGATCGACGCCTCCACCCAGGCCGCCCGCGACGCGGCCGGGATCCGGGGCGCGACGGCCAACCGCCTCGCCGAAAGCTCGAAGGAAGTCCTCCTCGTCGGCCACGTGCCGCCGGAGGCGATCAGATGGATTGGAACCCCACCGTGA
- a CDS encoding polysaccharide lyase family 7 protein, which yields MAVLVVAVSGVAPAVAAAAGSPLPVNGVTASADDGNVPSNTLDDDLSTRWSAKGDGVWIRYDLGSAQTIGSVSLAWHQGDTRKSTFDVQVSGDGASWTTVAAGRTSSGTSTGPENYDFPDTAGRYLRIVGHGNTYNEWTSITETDVNGADGGGDDCTYPADVLNLENWYIGLPIGQDEKPTNVEQPELATYAIDPWFTTTPDCEAVQFRAAVNGVTTSGSSYPRSELREMKGSSKASWSSTSGTHTMTIDQAITAQPKEKPDVVAGQIHDADDDVSVFRLEGNKLYVTKGDTSDHKLVDGNYQLGTRFQAKFEVSGGKIKAYYNGVLQTTISDSFTGGYFKAGAYTQANCEKSSPCSSGNYGEVKIYGLDVTHAG from the coding sequence GTGGCGGTTTTGGTCGTGGCGGTCAGCGGGGTGGCACCGGCGGTCGCCGCGGCTGCCGGTTCGCCCTTGCCGGTCAACGGCGTGACGGCCAGTGCGGACGACGGCAACGTCCCGTCGAACACCTTGGACGACGACCTGTCCACCAGGTGGTCGGCCAAGGGCGACGGGGTGTGGATCCGGTACGACCTCGGCTCGGCGCAGACCATCGGGTCGGTATCCCTTGCCTGGCACCAGGGCGACACCCGCAAGTCCACCTTCGACGTGCAGGTCTCCGGCGACGGTGCCTCGTGGACGACGGTCGCCGCGGGCCGGACGAGCAGCGGCACCTCGACCGGCCCGGAAAACTACGACTTCCCCGACACCGCCGGGCGCTACCTGCGGATCGTCGGCCACGGGAACACCTACAACGAATGGACCAGCATCACCGAAACCGACGTCAACGGTGCCGACGGTGGCGGGGACGACTGCACCTATCCGGCCGACGTGCTGAACCTGGAGAACTGGTACATCGGCCTGCCGATCGGCCAGGACGAAAAGCCGACCAACGTGGAGCAGCCGGAACTGGCCACCTACGCCATCGACCCGTGGTTCACCACCACGCCGGACTGTGAGGCGGTCCAGTTCCGCGCCGCCGTCAACGGGGTGACCACGAGCGGTTCCAGCTATCCGCGCTCGGAACTGCGCGAAATGAAGGGCTCGTCGAAGGCCAGTTGGTCGTCCACGTCGGGAACGCACACGATGACCATCGATCAGGCCATCACCGCCCAGCCCAAGGAAAAGCCGGACGTGGTCGCCGGCCAGATCCACGACGCGGACGACGACGTCTCGGTGTTCCGGTTGGAGGGCAACAAGCTGTACGTCACCAAGGGCGACACGTCCGACCACAAGCTGGTCGACGGCAACTACCAGCTCGGCACCAGGTTCCAGGCGAAGTTCGAAGTGAGTGGTGGCAAGATCAAGGCCTACTACAACGGCGTTCTGCAAACCACCATCTCCGACAGCTTCACCGGCGGGTACTTCAAGGCAGGCGCCTACACCCAGGCCAACTGCGAAAAGTCGTCGCCGTGCTCGAGCGGCAACTACGGCGAAGTGAAGATCTACGGGCTCGACGTCACCCACGCCGGATAG
- a CDS encoding carbohydrate-binding protein, translated as MRLTLLAASTALAAGAALVLPLATANAATTHHEAESAPTVCTGTVDTNWPGYSGSGFCNGENATGAYVEFAASAPSAGNATVAVRFANGTTASRAADLLVNGTKVQSVSFESTGAWSTWVTKTLTVALPAGAGTIRLDPTTSGGLPNIDYADVTTSGTGPQPADALYVSPTGQDGATGTIGDPTTLTSALTRVAAGGTIYLRGGTYDFSQTVTIPPGNSGTSGALKKLSAYQAEKPVLNFSAQSEDPANRGLAVNGSYWHVYGVTVERAGDNGIFVGGSNNTFERTVTRFNRDTGLQLSRMTSDTPKAQWPANNLVLSAESHDNADSDGEDADGFAAKLTSGPGNVFRYAVAHNNIDDGWDLYTKTDTGAIGTVTIEDSLAYKNGTLSNGGQAGNGDRNGYKLGGEDIAVDHTIRRSIAFDNGKHGFTFNRNPGSMTMSNNLSIDNDQRNYTFEAGSTVFRDNTSCRSSSGTNDKVVGNTDSSNQFWMGSNGSRCGSYSGALGWSFGADGRLAVTLGGKPVVL; from the coding sequence ATGAGGTTGACACTGCTCGCGGCGAGCACCGCCTTGGCGGCGGGTGCCGCACTGGTGCTGCCACTCGCCACGGCGAACGCCGCGACGACGCACCACGAGGCCGAATCCGCGCCCACCGTCTGCACCGGAACCGTCGACACCAACTGGCCCGGGTACTCCGGTTCCGGGTTCTGCAACGGTGAGAACGCGACCGGTGCCTACGTCGAGTTCGCCGCCTCGGCGCCGAGCGCGGGCAACGCGACGGTCGCCGTCCGGTTCGCCAATGGCACCACGGCCAGTCGTGCCGCCGATCTCCTGGTCAACGGCACGAAGGTGCAGTCGGTGTCGTTCGAGTCGACCGGCGCGTGGTCGACCTGGGTGACGAAGACACTGACGGTCGCGCTCCCCGCCGGCGCCGGCACCATCCGGCTCGACCCGACCACCTCGGGCGGCCTGCCCAACATCGACTACGCCGACGTCACCACCAGCGGCACCGGTCCGCAGCCCGCCGACGCGTTGTACGTCTCGCCGACCGGGCAGGACGGCGCGACCGGGACGATCGGGGACCCGACGACGCTCACTTCGGCCCTCACCAGGGTCGCCGCGGGCGGGACGATCTACCTGCGCGGTGGGACCTACGACTTCTCGCAGACGGTCACCATCCCGCCGGGCAACAGCGGCACCTCGGGCGCGCTCAAGAAGCTGTCCGCCTACCAGGCCGAGAAGCCGGTGCTGAACTTCTCCGCGCAGAGCGAGGATCCCGCCAACCGCGGCCTGGCGGTGAACGGCTCGTACTGGCACGTCTACGGCGTCACCGTGGAGCGCGCCGGTGACAACGGCATCTTTGTGGGTGGCAGCAACAACACCTTCGAGCGCACGGTGACGCGGTTCAACCGGGACACCGGGCTCCAGCTCTCGCGGATGACCTCGGACACCCCGAAGGCCCAGTGGCCCGCCAACAACCTCGTCCTGAGCGCGGAATCGCACGACAACGCCGATTCCGACGGGGAGGACGCCGACGGTTTCGCCGCGAAGCTCACCTCCGGCCCCGGCAACGTCTTCCGCTACGCCGTGGCGCACAACAACATCGACGACGGCTGGGACCTCTACACCAAGACCGACACCGGTGCCATCGGCACGGTGACCATCGAAGACTCCCTCGCCTACAAGAACGGCACGCTCAGCAACGGTGGCCAGGCCGGGAACGGCGACCGCAACGGTTACAAGCTCGGTGGTGAGGACATCGCGGTCGACCACACGATCCGGCGCAGCATCGCCTTCGACAACGGCAAGCACGGGTTCACCTTCAACCGCAACCCGGGATCGATGACGATGTCGAACAACCTCAGCATCGACAACGACCAGCGCAACTACACCTTCGAAGCCGGTTCGACCGTGTTCCGGGACAACACCTCGTGCCGTAGCAGCAGCGGAACCAACGACAAGGTCGTGGGCAACACCGACAGCTCGAACCAGTTCTGGATGGGTTCGAACGGGTCCAGGTGCGGTTCGTACAGCGGTGCGCTGGGCTGGTCCTTCGGCGCGGACGGCCGCCTCGCGGTAACCCTCGGCGGCAAGCCCGTCGTCCTGTAG
- a CDS encoding NADAR family protein: MTVLSRDELVAAVEAGERVEFFFFWGHTPGEAPVGKWCLSQWWPAEFTVDGVRYRSAEQFMMAEKARLFGDPEAERLILAAETPAEAKKLGRGVRDFDQDTWVARRFDIVVRGNEAKFGQDGRLREFLLSTGDQVLVEAAPRDVIWGIGLGASNPRAADPAAWRGRNLLGFALMAVRDALRD; encoded by the coding sequence GTGACTGTGTTGTCGAGGGATGAGCTGGTGGCCGCCGTCGAGGCGGGGGAGAGGGTCGAGTTCTTCTTTTTCTGGGGCCACACCCCGGGTGAGGCGCCGGTGGGGAAGTGGTGCCTGAGCCAGTGGTGGCCCGCGGAGTTCACTGTGGACGGTGTCCGCTATCGCTCGGCGGAGCAGTTCATGATGGCGGAGAAGGCGCGCCTGTTCGGTGACCCGGAGGCGGAGCGGCTGATCCTGGCCGCCGAAACTCCGGCCGAGGCGAAGAAGCTGGGCCGCGGGGTGCGCGACTTCGACCAGGACACCTGGGTGGCGCGGCGGTTCGACATCGTGGTGCGCGGCAACGAGGCCAAGTTCGGGCAGGACGGCCGGCTGCGGGAGTTCCTGCTCTCGACCGGCGACCAGGTGCTCGTGGAAGCGGCGCCGCGGGATGTGATCTGGGGGATCGGGCTGGGTGCGTCGAACCCGCGCGCGGCCGACCCCGCCGCCTGGCGGGGCCGCAACCTGCTCGGGTTCGCGCTGATGGCCGTCCGCGACGCGCTGCGGGACTAG
- a CDS encoding CBM35 domain-containing protein, with the protein MRMRPMIACVSLFAGALVAVASSTAQAAPTRYEAENSPAVCSGTIDANWSGYSSSGFCNGTNATSGYLQFTVTAAASGTATLGVRFANGTTTARPAGLVVNGAPVQTPSFEGTGAWANWATKTLSVPVNAGANTIRLNPATAAGLPNIDYLDFEAGGTPQPPGGIVGWATQAGGTTGGEGGATVTVSSFADFRTQAQASGARTILVNGSLSGSGTVEISADKTIRGVGAGSGISGTTLNIEDMHPANVIIQNLNIRGVPGNDAIQIENATHVWIDHNTMSSTIENDPDFYDGMLDITHAADYITVSWNVIRDHWKTSLVGHSDGNAGEDRGHLRVTYHHNWFDRTFERSPRVRFGETVHVFNNYYSNVDNNSDSYAIASLMDAGLLVEGNVFENVQQACWSASGYAESDPGRLVARDNSLTDSGPCETGGTVAPIPYGYTADNVTTVKSSVTTGAGAGKL; encoded by the coding sequence ATGCGCATGAGACCCATGATCGCGTGCGTCAGCCTGTTCGCCGGCGCACTGGTGGCGGTGGCCTCGTCCACCGCGCAGGCCGCGCCGACGCGGTACGAGGCGGAAAACTCACCGGCGGTGTGTTCCGGCACCATCGATGCCAATTGGTCGGGTTACTCCAGCAGTGGCTTCTGCAACGGCACCAACGCCACCAGCGGTTACCTCCAGTTCACCGTGACCGCGGCGGCTTCGGGCACGGCGACACTGGGCGTGCGGTTCGCCAACGGCACCACCACGGCCCGGCCCGCCGGCCTGGTGGTGAACGGGGCCCCCGTGCAGACGCCGTCGTTCGAGGGCACCGGCGCCTGGGCGAACTGGGCGACCAAAACGCTGAGCGTGCCGGTGAACGCGGGCGCCAACACCATCCGGCTGAACCCGGCCACCGCCGCCGGTCTGCCCAACATCGACTACCTCGACTTCGAAGCCGGTGGCACGCCCCAGCCGCCGGGCGGGATCGTCGGCTGGGCCACGCAGGCCGGTGGTACCACCGGTGGCGAGGGCGGCGCCACGGTCACCGTGAGCAGCTTCGCCGACTTCCGGACCCAGGCACAGGCATCGGGCGCCAGGACCATCCTGGTCAACGGTTCGCTCAGCGGTTCGGGCACCGTCGAGATCAGCGCCGACAAGACGATCCGGGGCGTCGGGGCCGGCTCCGGTATCTCCGGGACCACGCTCAACATCGAGGACATGCACCCCGCCAACGTGATCATCCAGAACCTGAACATCCGCGGGGTCCCGGGCAACGACGCGATCCAGATCGAGAACGCCACGCACGTCTGGATCGATCACAACACCATGTCCAGCACCATCGAGAACGATCCCGACTTCTACGACGGCATGCTGGACATCACCCACGCCGCCGACTACATCACGGTGTCGTGGAACGTCATCCGCGATCACTGGAAGACCTCGCTGGTCGGCCATTCCGACGGCAACGCCGGTGAGGACCGCGGCCACCTTCGGGTCACCTACCACCACAACTGGTTCGACCGGACCTTCGAGCGCAGTCCGCGGGTGCGCTTCGGCGAGACGGTCCACGTGTTCAACAACTACTATTCCAACGTCGACAACAACTCCGACTCCTACGCCATCGCGTCGCTGATGGACGCCGGACTTCTCGTGGAGGGCAACGTCTTCGAGAACGTGCAGCAGGCGTGCTGGTCCGCGAGCGGGTACGCGGAATCCGATCCCGGACGACTGGTGGCGCGCGACAATTCGCTCACCGATTCCGGACCGTGTGAAACCGGCGGCACCGTGGCGCCCATTCCGTATGGCTACACCGCCGACAACGTGACCACCGTCAAATCGTCCGTCACGACGGGCGCGGGCGCGGGAAAGCTCTGA
- a CDS encoding ATP-binding protein: protein MVTQPSSEERGEPLEVARDLDATANWEVRQQVRELLAPVGGLLEEDAVLVTEELISNAHRHGTAPRRCRLGLLDDGRRLRIEVEDTAPEQPKIRTPDRTGGRGLVLVDRLASSWGVHNHRHHKTVWAELSLDQPGTSGHARHLAPASKWSRPKP from the coding sequence ATGGTCACTCAGCCGTCGAGCGAGGAACGGGGTGAACCGCTGGAGGTCGCCCGCGACTTGGACGCCACCGCCAACTGGGAAGTCCGCCAACAGGTCCGCGAACTGCTCGCCCCGGTGGGCGGGCTGCTGGAGGAGGACGCGGTGCTGGTGACCGAAGAGCTGATCAGCAACGCCCACCGCCACGGCACAGCACCGCGGCGGTGCCGGCTCGGCCTGCTCGACGACGGCCGGCGCCTGCGCATCGAAGTCGAGGACACCGCGCCCGAGCAGCCGAAGATCCGGACCCCGGACCGGACCGGCGGTCGTGGCCTGGTGCTGGTCGACCGGCTGGCCTCGTCCTGGGGCGTCCACAACCACCGGCACCACAAAACCGTGTGGGCCGAACTGAGCCTGGACCAGCCCGGCACCAGCGGGCATGCCCGGCACCTGGCACCCGCCTCGAAATGGTCACGGCCGAAGCCGTGA
- a CDS encoding anti-sigma factor antagonist (This anti-anti-sigma factor, or anti-sigma factor antagonist, belongs to a family that includes characterized members SpoIIAA, RsbV, RsfA, and RsfB.), with amino-acid sequence MTLRVRTEPPAQRLLRIDQRPLAGALVVTVSGDIDSQTAPALRDALVSAGERTSPRRCIVDLTAVTFLSAAGLTSLLDPALFARPGRDPCFVVDGNSAVIRPIEITGLDDELTLYHTVDEAVRAFPRPRPS; translated from the coding sequence GTGACACTGCGAGTCCGGACCGAACCACCCGCCCAGCGGCTCCTGCGCATCGACCAGCGCCCGCTGGCCGGAGCGCTCGTGGTCACCGTCTCCGGGGACATCGACTCGCAGACCGCGCCGGCCCTGCGCGACGCACTGGTCTCCGCCGGCGAACGCACGAGCCCCCGCCGGTGCATCGTGGACCTGACCGCGGTCACCTTCCTGAGCGCCGCGGGACTCACCTCCCTGCTCGATCCCGCCCTGTTCGCCCGGCCAGGGCGGGATCCATGCTTCGTCGTCGACGGCAACAGCGCCGTGATCAGGCCGATCGAGATCACCGGACTCGACGACGAGCTGACGCTCTACCACACCGTCGACGAAGCAGTCAGAGCTTTCCCGCGCCCGCGCCCGTCGTGA
- a CDS encoding N-acetyltransferase, with amino-acid sequence MTPTVIVAVSSQVPDLVSSASDLFAEDAGHHDPLTDITWPQHHGTGYYADLVDRDDALCLLARTGGTTAGHLIGRVKQNNPLRPAAITATLESIRVDTAHRRRGTANALIDHFFDWARRQNANEAFVTAYAANSAGRSLYRGNGFEEFETKLRRAL; translated from the coding sequence ATGACGCCGACCGTCATCGTCGCTGTTTCTTCCCAGGTTCCCGATCTCGTTTCCTCGGCGAGCGACCTGTTCGCCGAGGACGCCGGGCACCACGACCCGCTCACCGACATCACCTGGCCGCAACACCACGGCACCGGCTACTACGCCGATCTGGTCGACCGCGACGATGCCCTCTGCCTGCTGGCGCGAACCGGCGGAACCACCGCCGGCCACCTCATCGGACGGGTGAAACAGAACAATCCGCTGCGACCGGCCGCGATCACCGCGACACTGGAAAGCATTCGCGTCGACACCGCTCACCGGCGACGCGGGACAGCGAACGCACTCATCGACCACTTCTTCGACTGGGCGCGCCGACAGAATGCGAACGAGGCATTCGTGACAGCGTACGCGGCCAATTCCGCGGGCAGGTCATTGTATCGCGGCAACGGGTTCGAAGAATTCGAAACCAAGTTGCGCCGCGCCCTCTGA